The proteins below come from a single Bacteroidota bacterium genomic window:
- a CDS encoding transporter: MLKAQEDVYETSLEDMLNQSMNKAFILGLPHPHSKGEFMVQYQFMGMGATQIHDGTNELSPSDVLANYQQTPTKMKTLEHMFMGMYAPSDRLTLMLSGKFINSTMDMETYAGTMSTSSFTEKASGFGDMNLLASYLFLNRESHNLLLSAGLSLPAGSVGLNGSMGTLPYSMQTGTGTFDPGISLTYMGSTMKWSWGTDLGSTFRLYDNKRDYKTGNLYQVSVGGAYQWLRWFSTSAKVQGFILKEISGNDASMDASLSPVYDSRYTGGKTMNATIGAYFRVPDGFFKNNTFSIDYKQNVYENMNGIQLAPDKQIVLTWQWIFGIKTIK, from the coding sequence ATGCTAAAAGCTCAAGAGGATGTGTATGAAACATCGCTCGAAGATATGCTTAACCAAAGCATGAATAAGGCATTTATATTGGGATTACCACACCCGCACAGCAAGGGTGAGTTTATGGTGCAATATCAGTTTATGGGCATGGGTGCGACTCAAATACACGATGGTACAAACGAATTAAGCCCTTCTGATGTACTGGCAAACTACCAGCAAACACCCACAAAAATGAAAACATTGGAACACATGTTTATGGGTATGTATGCACCATCCGACCGTTTGACACTTATGCTTTCTGGAAAATTTATAAACAGTACAATGGATATGGAAACTTACGCTGGAACAATGTCAACAAGCTCTTTCACGGAAAAAGCTTCAGGTTTCGGCGATATGAATTTGCTCGCATCGTATTTGTTTTTAAATCGTGAATCGCACAATTTACTTTTAAGTGCCGGCTTATCATTGCCTGCAGGTTCTGTTGGTTTAAATGGCAGTATGGGTACATTACCCTATTCAATGCAAACAGGAACAGGTACATTTGACCCTGGTATTTCATTAACCTATATGGGCTCAACCATGAAATGGTCGTGGGGGACGGACTTGGGTAGTACTTTTAGACTTTATGACAACAAAAGAGACTATAAAACCGGCAATTTGTATCAGGTAAGTGTTGGAGGTGCATACCAATGGTTACGATGGTTTTCAACCTCTGCAAAAGTACAGGGTTTTATTTTAAAAGAAATTAGTGGAAATGATGCTTCCATGGATGCTTCCCTAAGTCCTGTTTACGATTCCCGATATACAGGCGGCAAAACTATGAATGCTACAATTGGAGCCTATTTTAGAGTACCTGACGGATTTTTTAAGAACAATACATTTTCAATTGATTATAAACAAAATGTGTACGAAAATATGAATGGAATTCAGCTTGCGCCTGACAAACAGATTGTATTAACATGGCAATGGATTTTCGGTATAAAAACAATTAAATAA